A single Vigna radiata var. radiata cultivar VC1973A chromosome 8, Vradiata_ver6, whole genome shotgun sequence DNA region contains:
- the LOC106772639 gene encoding ankyrin-1-like isoform X4, with protein sequence MDRLVKAEANEVEVMFLKGQKCSSSFKLTNLMHTMSVAVSLTTTNPSLFSINKHFSTIPPLSSASFTLHLSHTSDQPHLSDPPDAITVRATMLPTGKATVDHLRRLFSKPGPHVFRDAVLTISLVGPHVAEYLISRKPQSHNLFTKAISACTRSQLTELLKPAVENGSAEAVAYLLDAGADATATAESLMPSAIRSGNLDLVKLLEASGCEIVESVLHEAAATDRIDVMEFLLELCNEKLEVDSVDSEGRTPIHVAAREGHVRVIEFCVSMGGNPNRVDCKGRTPLHYAARKGHVKAVECLLECSDVKCAKDREGRTAFCVAAESEESDARRRLVDLLGLGDALMRAARVDDVQGVKKCLGEGASVNGRDQNGWTPLHWAAFKGRIKSVKVLLEHGAEVDTVDDAGYTPLHCAAEAGHLQLALFLITHGASQSHLKSFPYLAAHPLHLFESFQNQHFKSFVS encoded by the coding sequence ATGGACAGACTGGTGAAAGCAGAAGCAAACGAAGTCGAGGTGATGTTCTTAAAGGGCCAAAAGTGCAGCTCCTCCTTTAAGCTAACAAATCTAATGCACACCATGTCAGTGGCAGTTTCTCTAACCACCACAAACCCATCTCTATTCTCCATCAACAAACACTTCTCCACAATCCCACCACTCTCGTCCGCATCATTCACCCTTCACCTCTCCCACACCTCCGACCAACCCCATCTTTCCGACCCCCCCGATGCCATCACCGTCCGAGCCACCATGCTCCCCACCGGAAAGGCCACCGTCGACCATCTCCGCCGCCTCTTCTCCAAACCCGGCCCCCACGTCTTCCGCGACGCCGTCTTAACCATCTCCCTAGTCGGACCCCACGTCGCCGAATACCTCATCTCCCGAAAACCCCAATCCCACAACCTCTTCACGAAAGCCATATCCGCGTGCACGAGATCGCAGCTCACGGAACTGCTCAAACCCGCCGTCGAAAACGGCAGCGCAGAGGCCGTCGCCTACTTGCTCGACGCCGGCGCGGACGCTACCGCGACGGCAGAGTCCCTCATGCCATCCGCAATCAGGTCGGGGAACCTCGACTTGGTGAAGCTTCTGGAAGCTTCTGGTTGCGAAATCGTGGAGTCAGTTCTGCACGAGGCCGCGGCAACGGACCGAATCGACGTGATGGAGTTTCTGTTGGAGCTTTGCAACGAGAAGTTGGAGGTGGATTCGGTGGACTCGGAGGGGAGAACTCCGATTCACGTGGCGGCGAGGGAGGGGCACGTGAGGGTTATCGAGTTCTGCGTCTCGATGGGAGGAAACCCTAATCGGGTGGACTGTAAGGGGAGGACCCCGCTCCATTACGCGGCGAGAAAGGGACACGTGAAGGCCGTGGAGTGTTTGTTAGAATGCTCAGACGTGAAGTGCGCGAAGGACAGGGAAGGGAGAACGGCGTTTTGTGTTGCGGCGGAGAGTGAAGAGTCCGACGCGCGCAGGCGTTTGGTGGATTTGCTGGGGTTGGGCGACGCGCTGATGCGTGCGGCGAGGGTGGACGATGTTCAGGGCGTGAAGAAGTGTTTAGGGGAAGGGGCGAGTGTGAACGGGAGGGACCAGAACGGGTGGACCCCACTGCATTGGGCTGCGTTCAAGGGTCGAATAAAGAGCGTGAAGGTGCTGCTTGAACACGGTGCTGAGGTTGATACTGTGGATGATGCTGGCTACACTCCCCTGCATTGTGCTGCAGAGGCAGGGCATTTGCAACTTGCCCTCTTCTTGATCACTCATGGTGCTTCTCAATCACATCTCAAATCCTTTCCCTATCTTGCAGCTCACCCTCTTCACTTGTTCGAATCTTTCCAAAATCAG
- the LOC106772639 gene encoding ankyrin-1-like isoform X2 has translation MDRLVKAEANEVEVMFLKGQKCSSSFKLTNLMHTMSVAVSLTTTNPSLFSINKHFSTIPPLSSASFTLHLSHTSDQPHLSDPPDAITVRATMLPTGKATVDHLRRLFSKPGPHVFRDAVLTISLVGPHVAEYLISRKPQSHNLFTKAISACTRSQLTELLKPAVENGSAEAVAYLLDAGADATATAESLMPSAIRSGNLDLVKLLEASGCEIVESVLHEAAATDRIDVMEFLLELCNEKLEVDSVDSEGRTPIHVAAREGHVRVIEFCVSMGGNPNRVDCKGRTPLHYAARKGHVKAVECLLECSDVKCAKDREGRTAFCVAAESEESDARRRLVDLLGLGDALMRAARVDDVQGVKKCLGEGASVNGRDQNGWTPLHWAAFKGRIKSVKVLLEHGAEVDTVDDAGYTPLHCAAEAGHLQLALFLITHGASQSHLKSFPYLAAHPLHLFESFQNQMTRRLLWRQLWMGMAVLQSSPLCFT, from the coding sequence ATGGACAGACTGGTGAAAGCAGAAGCAAACGAAGTCGAGGTGATGTTCTTAAAGGGCCAAAAGTGCAGCTCCTCCTTTAAGCTAACAAATCTAATGCACACCATGTCAGTGGCAGTTTCTCTAACCACCACAAACCCATCTCTATTCTCCATCAACAAACACTTCTCCACAATCCCACCACTCTCGTCCGCATCATTCACCCTTCACCTCTCCCACACCTCCGACCAACCCCATCTTTCCGACCCCCCCGATGCCATCACCGTCCGAGCCACCATGCTCCCCACCGGAAAGGCCACCGTCGACCATCTCCGCCGCCTCTTCTCCAAACCCGGCCCCCACGTCTTCCGCGACGCCGTCTTAACCATCTCCCTAGTCGGACCCCACGTCGCCGAATACCTCATCTCCCGAAAACCCCAATCCCACAACCTCTTCACGAAAGCCATATCCGCGTGCACGAGATCGCAGCTCACGGAACTGCTCAAACCCGCCGTCGAAAACGGCAGCGCAGAGGCCGTCGCCTACTTGCTCGACGCCGGCGCGGACGCTACCGCGACGGCAGAGTCCCTCATGCCATCCGCAATCAGGTCGGGGAACCTCGACTTGGTGAAGCTTCTGGAAGCTTCTGGTTGCGAAATCGTGGAGTCAGTTCTGCACGAGGCCGCGGCAACGGACCGAATCGACGTGATGGAGTTTCTGTTGGAGCTTTGCAACGAGAAGTTGGAGGTGGATTCGGTGGACTCGGAGGGGAGAACTCCGATTCACGTGGCGGCGAGGGAGGGGCACGTGAGGGTTATCGAGTTCTGCGTCTCGATGGGAGGAAACCCTAATCGGGTGGACTGTAAGGGGAGGACCCCGCTCCATTACGCGGCGAGAAAGGGACACGTGAAGGCCGTGGAGTGTTTGTTAGAATGCTCAGACGTGAAGTGCGCGAAGGACAGGGAAGGGAGAACGGCGTTTTGTGTTGCGGCGGAGAGTGAAGAGTCCGACGCGCGCAGGCGTTTGGTGGATTTGCTGGGGTTGGGCGACGCGCTGATGCGTGCGGCGAGGGTGGACGATGTTCAGGGCGTGAAGAAGTGTTTAGGGGAAGGGGCGAGTGTGAACGGGAGGGACCAGAACGGGTGGACCCCACTGCATTGGGCTGCGTTCAAGGGTCGAATAAAGAGCGTGAAGGTGCTGCTTGAACACGGTGCTGAGGTTGATACTGTGGATGATGCTGGCTACACTCCCCTGCATTGTGCTGCAGAGGCAGGGCATTTGCAACTTGCCCTCTTCTTGATCACTCATGGTGCTTCTCAATCACATCTCAAATCCTTTCCCTATCTTGCAGCTCACCCTCTTCACTTGTTCGAATCTTTCCAAAATCAG
- the LOC106772639 gene encoding ankyrin-1-like isoform X3 translates to MDRLVKAEANEVEVMFLKGQKCSSSFKLTNLMHTMSVAVSLTTTNPSLFSINKHFSTIPPLSSASFTLHLSHTSDQPHLSDPPDAITVRATMLPTGKATVDHLRRLFSKPGPHVFRDAVLTISLVGPHVAEYLISRKPQSHNLFTKAISACTRSQLTELLKPAVENGSAEAVAYLLDAGADATATAESLMPSAIRSGNLDLVKLLEASGCEIVESVLHEAAATDRIDVMEFLLELCNEKLEVDSVDSEGRTPIHVAAREGHVRVIEFCVSMGGNPNRVDCKGRTPLHYAARKGHVKAVECLLECSDVKCAKDREGRTAFCVAAESEESDARRRLVDLLGLGDALMRAARVDDVQGVKKCLGEGASVNGRDQNGWTPLHWAAFKGRIKSVKVLLEHGAEVDTVDDAGYTPLHCAAEAGHLQLALFLITHGASQSHLKSFPYLAAHPLHLFESFQNQVILAFACVCVMFAFVFFCDDHPLG, encoded by the coding sequence ATGGACAGACTGGTGAAAGCAGAAGCAAACGAAGTCGAGGTGATGTTCTTAAAGGGCCAAAAGTGCAGCTCCTCCTTTAAGCTAACAAATCTAATGCACACCATGTCAGTGGCAGTTTCTCTAACCACCACAAACCCATCTCTATTCTCCATCAACAAACACTTCTCCACAATCCCACCACTCTCGTCCGCATCATTCACCCTTCACCTCTCCCACACCTCCGACCAACCCCATCTTTCCGACCCCCCCGATGCCATCACCGTCCGAGCCACCATGCTCCCCACCGGAAAGGCCACCGTCGACCATCTCCGCCGCCTCTTCTCCAAACCCGGCCCCCACGTCTTCCGCGACGCCGTCTTAACCATCTCCCTAGTCGGACCCCACGTCGCCGAATACCTCATCTCCCGAAAACCCCAATCCCACAACCTCTTCACGAAAGCCATATCCGCGTGCACGAGATCGCAGCTCACGGAACTGCTCAAACCCGCCGTCGAAAACGGCAGCGCAGAGGCCGTCGCCTACTTGCTCGACGCCGGCGCGGACGCTACCGCGACGGCAGAGTCCCTCATGCCATCCGCAATCAGGTCGGGGAACCTCGACTTGGTGAAGCTTCTGGAAGCTTCTGGTTGCGAAATCGTGGAGTCAGTTCTGCACGAGGCCGCGGCAACGGACCGAATCGACGTGATGGAGTTTCTGTTGGAGCTTTGCAACGAGAAGTTGGAGGTGGATTCGGTGGACTCGGAGGGGAGAACTCCGATTCACGTGGCGGCGAGGGAGGGGCACGTGAGGGTTATCGAGTTCTGCGTCTCGATGGGAGGAAACCCTAATCGGGTGGACTGTAAGGGGAGGACCCCGCTCCATTACGCGGCGAGAAAGGGACACGTGAAGGCCGTGGAGTGTTTGTTAGAATGCTCAGACGTGAAGTGCGCGAAGGACAGGGAAGGGAGAACGGCGTTTTGTGTTGCGGCGGAGAGTGAAGAGTCCGACGCGCGCAGGCGTTTGGTGGATTTGCTGGGGTTGGGCGACGCGCTGATGCGTGCGGCGAGGGTGGACGATGTTCAGGGCGTGAAGAAGTGTTTAGGGGAAGGGGCGAGTGTGAACGGGAGGGACCAGAACGGGTGGACCCCACTGCATTGGGCTGCGTTCAAGGGTCGAATAAAGAGCGTGAAGGTGCTGCTTGAACACGGTGCTGAGGTTGATACTGTGGATGATGCTGGCTACACTCCCCTGCATTGTGCTGCAGAGGCAGGGCATTTGCAACTTGCCCTCTTCTTGATCACTCATGGTGCTTCTCAATCACATCTCAAATCCTTTCCCTATCTTGCAGCTCACCCTCTTCACTTGTTCGAATCTTTCCAAAATCAG